In Gossypium raimondii isolate GPD5lz chromosome 12, ASM2569854v1, whole genome shotgun sequence, a single window of DNA contains:
- the LOC105762117 gene encoding probable inorganic phosphate transporter 1-4, which produces MANQLGVLNALAAAKTQWYHFTTIVIAGMGFFTDAYDLFSISLITKLLSRIYYSDALTEKPGTLPPYIVTAVNGVAFCRTLAGQLFFGWLGDKLGRKRVYGLTLMLMVIFSIASGLSFGKSPDGVMATLCFFR; this is translated from the exons ATGGCAAACCAACTTGGAGTTCTTAATGCGTTGGCTGCAGCAAAGACACAATGGTATCATTTCACTACAATTGTGATTGCTGGAATGGGTTTCTTCACTGATGCTTATGACCTTTTTAGCATCTCTCTTATCACAAAATTGCTCAGTCGTATTTACTACTCCGATGCACTTACTGAAAAGCCTGGAACTTTGCCTCCTTATATTGTAACTGCTGTTAATGGAGTGGCCTTTTGCCGAACTTTAGCTGGACAGCTTTTCTTTGGTTGGCTTGGTGATAAATTAGGCCGAAAACGAGTTTATGGACTCACCTTGATGCTAATGGTGATCTTTTCCATTGCCTCTGGACTTTCCTTCGGAAAGTCTCCAGATGGTGTAATGGCAACCCTTTGCTTCTTCAG gTGA